A single region of the Mannheimia bovis genome encodes:
- a CDS encoding type II toxin-antitoxin system RelE family toxin — MVYSIKVHEDFVAELNKLDPTIKQQLRKKLDKVVENPHIPKNRLSGELHNCYKIKLRKAGVMLVYQLNDDETCILLLTVGR, encoded by the coding sequence ATGGTTTATTCTATTAAAGTTCACGAAGATTTTGTGGCAGAACTAAATAAACTTGATCCTACCATTAAGCAACAACTACGTAAAAAACTAGATAAAGTCGTTGAAAATCCTCATATTCCCAAAAATCGCTTAAGTGGCGAACTACATAATTGCTACAAAATCAAATTAAGAAAAGCAGGTGTTATGCTTGTTTATCAGCTTAATGATGATGAAACCTGTATTTTATTACTGACGGTTGGCAGATGA
- the gpt gene encoding xanthine phosphoribosyltransferase, which produces MSEKYTNEKYVVTWDMFHMHARKLAENLLPASQWKGIIAVSRGGLFPAAVLARELGIRHVETVCIASYDHDNQGELKVLHAAETDGEGFIVVDDLVDTGNTAKEIRRMYPKARFVTVFAKPQGAPLVDDYIIDIPQETWIEQPWDLGITFVPPLARK; this is translated from the coding sequence ATGAGCGAAAAATACACAAACGAAAAATATGTGGTAACGTGGGATATGTTCCATATGCACGCCCGTAAGTTGGCAGAAAATTTATTACCCGCTTCTCAGTGGAAAGGGATTATTGCAGTAAGTCGTGGCGGTTTATTCCCTGCTGCTGTTTTAGCACGTGAGTTGGGTATTCGCCACGTAGAAACAGTGTGTATCGCAAGCTACGATCACGATAATCAAGGTGAATTAAAAGTATTACACGCAGCTGAAACTGATGGAGAAGGTTTTATTGTGGTAGATGATTTGGTGGATACCGGCAATACCGCAAAAGAAATTCGCAGAATGTACCCGAAAGCACGTTTTGTAACCGTATTTGCTAAACCACAAGGTGCTCCATTAGTTGATGATTATATCATCGACATTCCACAAGAAACCTGGATTGAGCAGCCTTGGGATTTAGGTATTACCTTTGTTCCGCCTTTGGCTCGTAAGTAA
- a CDS encoding type II toxin-antitoxin system RelB/DinJ family antitoxin has protein sequence MANLNIRVDDNVKQQAFLAFDNLGISPSDAIRTFLAYVADTGKMPIKQIIVSDEDAELYNIVKKRLNEPEKIKNTTLYELFS, from the coding sequence ATGGCAAATTTGAATATTCGTGTTGATGATAATGTTAAACAACAAGCCTTTTTAGCTTTCGATAACTTAGGTATTAGCCCATCAGACGCTATTCGTACCTTTTTAGCTTATGTGGCAGATACAGGTAAAATGCCGATTAAGCAAATTATTGTTTCAGATGAAGATGCCGAATTGTATAACATCGTGAAAAAAAGACTAAATGAACCAGAAAAAATCAAAAATACGACACTCTATGAGCTATTTTCATAA
- the gmk gene encoding guanylate kinase: MSLGHLYIISAPSGAGKSSLINALLADLPRSEVQLSVSHTTRNPRPAEQDGVHYYFTNHEEFKRLIEQEHFLEWAEVFGNYYGTSLPMIERSLEQGIDVFLDIDWQGARQIRDKVANVKTIFILPPSKAELEKRLIGRGQDSAETIAKRMAEAVSEMSHYDEFDYVIINDNFEQALSELKAILVAERVSLNSQKIRHTNLISELLAN, translated from the coding sequence ATGAGTTTAGGTCATCTTTATATTATTTCAGCACCAAGTGGTGCAGGTAAATCGTCGTTAATTAATGCATTATTAGCTGATTTGCCACGTTCTGAAGTCCAACTTTCTGTTTCTCACACAACCCGTAATCCACGCCCAGCTGAACAAGATGGCGTGCATTATTACTTTACCAACCACGAAGAATTTAAGCGTTTAATTGAGCAAGAGCATTTTTTGGAATGGGCGGAAGTGTTCGGTAATTACTATGGCACATCGCTACCAATGATTGAACGCAGCCTTGAGCAAGGGATTGATGTGTTCCTTGATATTGATTGGCAGGGTGCAAGACAAATTCGGGACAAAGTGGCAAATGTGAAAACAATCTTTATTTTGCCACCGTCAAAAGCAGAGCTCGAAAAACGCTTAATCGGAAGAGGGCAAGATTCAGCAGAAACTATTGCGAAACGTATGGCGGAAGCGGTTTCTGAAATGAGCCATTATGATGAGTTTGATTATGTAATTATCAATGATAACTTTGAGCAAGCACTTTCCGAACTAAAAGCGATTTTAGTGGCAGAACGTGTCAGTTTAAATAGCCAGAAAATTCGTCATACCAATCTGATTAGTGAACTATTAGCTAACTAA
- a CDS encoding aminoacyl-histidine dipeptidase, whose protein sequence is MSEISTLAPQLLWQWFDKVCAIPHPSYHEEELAEFIVNWAKSKNFFVERDEAGNVLIRKPATAGMEDRAVIALQAHLDMVPQANAGTVHDFKKDPIQPYIDGEWVKAKGTTLGADNGIGLASCLAVLDSDDLAHPTIEVLLTMTEEAGMEGAIGLRPNWLTADIMINTDTEENGEIYIGCAGGENVNITLPVFLVPHQQDAALTFTLKGLQGGHSGCDIHTTRANAIKVFARILEEAYNEVEFQISAVQGGSVRNAIPREAHATLIVSAENKEKLTACLTQTAERLKTELRIAEPNFQFFIEEANVPEQAFDPASTARVIHFINALPNGVVRNSDVVENVVETSLSIGVLSTKESDVKATILARSLIEGGKADIRSKIRSLATLVGAEVDFSGNYPGWEPNPDSKITPLTKAIYDDILGYESQIKVIHAGLECGLINKIYPNMDFVSIGPTILNAHSPDEKVHIPAVETYWKLLTRLLSQAPSK, encoded by the coding sequence ATGTCTGAAATTTCAACTCTCGCCCCTCAACTGCTCTGGCAATGGTTTGATAAAGTGTGTGCTATTCCCCACCCCTCTTATCACGAAGAGGAATTGGCTGAATTTATTGTAAATTGGGCAAAATCGAAAAATTTCTTTGTAGAGCGTGATGAAGCTGGTAACGTGTTAATCCGTAAGCCTGCAACGGCAGGAATGGAAGATCGTGCCGTCATTGCCCTACAAGCTCATTTAGATATGGTGCCACAAGCCAATGCCGGCACAGTTCACGATTTCAAAAAAGACCCAATCCAGCCTTATATTGACGGTGAATGGGTGAAAGCGAAAGGTACAACACTTGGGGCTGATAACGGCATTGGTTTAGCTTCGTGCTTAGCTGTGTTAGATAGTGATGATTTAGCTCACCCAACCATTGAAGTGCTGCTCACAATGACGGAAGAAGCGGGAATGGAAGGGGCGATTGGTTTACGCCCGAACTGGCTGACTGCCGATATTATGATTAATACCGATACCGAAGAAAATGGTGAAATTTATATCGGCTGTGCTGGTGGCGAAAATGTGAATATAACGCTTCCCGTTTTTTTAGTGCCACATCAGCAAGATGCGGCTCTTACCTTTACGCTTAAAGGCTTACAAGGCGGGCATTCAGGTTGTGATATCCACACAACTCGAGCAAATGCGATTAAAGTTTTTGCTCGTATTTTGGAAGAAGCTTACAACGAAGTGGAATTTCAAATTTCCGCTGTTCAAGGTGGTTCTGTGCGTAACGCTATTCCACGTGAAGCTCACGCAACACTGATTGTTTCTGCAGAAAATAAGGAAAAATTGACCGCTTGTTTAACCCAAACTGCCGAGCGATTAAAAACAGAACTCAGAATTGCAGAGCCAAACTTCCAATTTTTCATTGAAGAAGCTAACGTGCCTGAACAAGCATTCGACCCGGCAAGTACCGCACGTGTAATTCACTTCATTAACGCTCTGCCAAATGGTGTGGTGCGTAATAGCGATGTTGTGGAAAATGTGGTGGAAACTTCATTAAGCATTGGCGTGCTGAGTACCAAAGAGAGCGATGTAAAAGCGACTATTCTCGCTCGTTCTTTAATTGAAGGGGGCAAAGCCGATATTCGCAGTAAAATTCGCTCATTAGCTACCCTTGTGGGGGCAGAAGTTGATTTTTCCGGCAATTATCCGGGCTGGGAACCAAATCCAGATTCTAAAATCACCCCATTAACCAAAGCGATTTACGATGATATTTTAGGTTATGAATCTCAAATTAAAGTTATTCACGCAGGTTTAGAATGCGGTTTAATCAATAAAATCTATCCTAATATGGATTTTGTGTCGATTGGCCCAACTATTCTCAACGCCCACTCGCCAGATGAAAAAGTGCATATTCCGGCGGTGGAAACGTATTGGAAGTTATTAACTCGTTTGCTCTCACAAGCACCGAGTAAATAA
- a CDS encoding electron transport complex subunit E has protein sequence MERENQIPVTNIEAEPKQATVWKELLTDGVWKNNGALVQLLGLCPLLAVSNSVTNALGLGLATMFVLIFTNVTVSLFRKITPHDIRIPIYVMIIATVVTAVQLLMNAFAFPVYQSLGIFIPLIVTNCIVIGRAEAYASKNEVNFSAFDGFSMGLGMTLSLVVLGALREIIGNGTLFDGLDLLLGDWAKALYIDVLHIDSGLLLAILPPGAFIGLGVILAVKNIIDRK, from the coding sequence ATGGAAAGAGAAAACCAAATCCCTGTAACCAATATTGAAGCAGAACCTAAACAGGCAACAGTGTGGAAAGAGCTTCTTACTGATGGCGTGTGGAAAAATAATGGTGCGTTAGTTCAATTACTAGGGCTTTGCCCGTTGCTTGCGGTGTCAAACAGTGTTACTAATGCCTTAGGTTTAGGTTTAGCGACAATGTTTGTGCTGATTTTTACCAATGTAACCGTCTCGCTTTTTCGTAAAATTACACCGCACGATATTCGTATTCCGATTTATGTGATGATCATTGCAACCGTCGTAACGGCAGTACAGCTTTTAATGAACGCTTTTGCATTCCCTGTGTATCAATCACTGGGTATTTTTATTCCGCTCATTGTTACTAACTGTATTGTCATTGGTCGTGCTGAAGCCTACGCCTCGAAAAATGAGGTAAATTTTTCTGCCTTTGACGGTTTTTCAATGGGGCTAGGTATGACCTTAAGCCTTGTTGTGTTAGGTGCATTGCGTGAAATTATCGGTAATGGTACGTTATTTGATGGTTTAGATTTATTACTCGGCGACTGGGCAAAAGCACTCTATATTGATGTACTACACATTGATTCAGGTTTGCTGCTTGCGATTTTACCACCGGGTGCATTTATTGGGCTTGGGGTGATATTGGCGGTGAAGAATATTATTGATAGGAAGTGA
- the rsxD gene encoding electron transport complex subunit RsxD has product MFRVVSSPHTHSSNLTANIMLWVILMMLPALGVQLYYFGFGVLIQIVIAIALAIAIEVGIAKLRKKTTAFYLADMSGILTALILAMSIPPYAPYWIIIIGVIAALLLAKHSYGGLGQNIFNPAMVGYALLLVSFPVQMTSWIVPIELLNEPPTFSDAISLIFSGVTSDGFSLHQLVNSVDGIAQATPLDSMKSSLAKSGFDAVMNTPIFNGLFATGWLQLNIAFLLGGLVLIYKRIIHWQIPVSMLAAFIVLSGITELVTDQAYLHFVSHLFSGAMMFGAFFIATDPVSASITPRGKLIFGALVGVLLYVIRYYGNYPDAIAFSVLLANICVPLIDHYTQPRLYGTKLDRK; this is encoded by the coding sequence ATGTTTAGAGTAGTCAGTTCCCCACATACCCATTCAAGCAATCTTACTGCAAATATTATGTTGTGGGTCATTTTGATGATGTTGCCCGCACTTGGGGTTCAACTTTACTATTTCGGTTTCGGGGTGCTAATCCAAATTGTGATTGCGATCGCTTTGGCAATTGCTATTGAAGTTGGAATTGCAAAATTACGCAAAAAAACGACCGCTTTCTACCTGGCGGATATGTCGGGTATTTTAACAGCGTTGATTTTAGCGATGTCTATCCCGCCTTATGCTCCTTATTGGATCATCATAATTGGTGTCATTGCGGCACTGTTATTGGCAAAACATAGCTATGGAGGCTTAGGGCAGAATATATTTAACCCGGCAATGGTTGGTTATGCGTTGTTGTTGGTTTCTTTCCCCGTACAGATGACCTCTTGGATTGTGCCGATTGAGTTATTAAATGAACCACCTACATTTAGTGATGCAATTTCATTAATTTTCAGTGGAGTAACCAGTGATGGTTTTAGTCTTCATCAACTGGTGAATAGTGTTGATGGCATCGCACAAGCCACACCGTTAGACAGTATGAAAAGCAGTTTAGCCAAATCTGGTTTCGATGCTGTAATGAATACGCCGATTTTTAACGGATTATTTGCAACAGGCTGGCTACAACTGAATATAGCCTTTTTATTAGGTGGACTTGTGCTGATTTATAAGCGAATTATCCATTGGCAAATCCCTGTTTCAATGCTTGCTGCCTTTATCGTTTTAAGTGGTATAACTGAGTTGGTAACAGATCAAGCATATCTTCATTTTGTCAGCCATTTATTCAGTGGTGCGATGATGTTTGGGGCGTTTTTTATTGCCACTGATCCTGTCAGTGCTTCTATTACCCCAAGAGGAAAACTGATTTTCGGGGCGTTGGTCGGCGTTTTGCTTTATGTGATCCGCTATTACGGCAATTATCCTGATGCAATTGCGTTTTCCGTATTATTGGCAAATATCTGCGTACCGTTAATCGACCACTACACACAACCAAGGCTTTACGGTACGAAATTGGATAGAAAATAA
- the rsxG gene encoding electron transport complex subunit RsxG: protein MNISKITLKYALILGLIALLSTAVSTGVYLLTKGRIDDVTAMQQRNLLEEVVPKTYFDNDVLGSCKLLQLENAPYLNRIYIAKKSEKTTAYFIQSTAPDGYSGNIVLLMGIEPNGNLLGVRTLEHKETPGLGDKIETRVSDWILSFTNKLFSVENEAEWNVKKDGGLFDQFTGATITPRAVVNNIRQSAKWALTELVQNPQMIDQFKDCK, encoded by the coding sequence ATGAATATCTCAAAAATCACGTTAAAATATGCCTTAATTTTAGGCTTGATTGCGTTGTTAAGTACCGCAGTTTCCACCGGTGTGTATCTGCTTACTAAAGGCAGAATTGACGATGTAACGGCAATGCAGCAACGTAACTTATTAGAAGAAGTTGTGCCGAAAACCTATTTTGATAATGATGTATTAGGCAGTTGTAAACTGCTTCAGCTTGAAAATGCTCCTTATCTGAACCGCATTTATATTGCAAAAAAATCCGAAAAAACGACCGCTTACTTCATTCAAAGTACAGCACCGGACGGTTATTCAGGCAACATCGTATTATTAATGGGTATAGAGCCAAACGGTAATCTGTTAGGTGTACGTACCCTTGAACACAAAGAAACGCCGGGCTTGGGCGATAAAATTGAAACCCGTGTATCAGACTGGATTTTATCTTTCACAAATAAACTGTTCAGCGTAGAAAACGAAGCAGAATGGAATGTGAAAAAAGATGGTGGACTGTTCGACCAATTCACTGGTGCGACCATTACTCCTCGTGCAGTAGTGAATAATATCCGCCAAAGTGCAAAATGGGCTCTCACAGAGCTTGTACAAAATCCGCAAATGATCGACCAATTTAAAGATTGTAAATAG
- a CDS encoding trimeric intracellular cation channel family protein, which yields MFSELIPPLPWSFLFIQDLIGTIVFAISGAIAARQHKMDIFGMFILAFVTGVGGGTLRDMMIGSTPVFWMKQPIYVLMISLAVIITAIFRNQISRKSWQTGLLVFDAIGLGVFTVIGVQKGLDFGLHPLICIALGGVTGCFGGVIRDILRNEVPIVLQKEVYVTASLIGGVIFVAANSFGLESDWVYLATVFTVIIIRLLAIRFNLHLPKL from the coding sequence ATGTTTAGTGAGCTAATTCCACCACTGCCTTGGTCGTTCCTGTTTATTCAGGATTTAATCGGTACAATTGTGTTTGCGATTTCAGGGGCGATTGCGGCTCGTCAGCACAAAATGGATATTTTCGGAATGTTTATTTTGGCGTTTGTAACTGGTGTTGGTGGTGGCACATTGCGGGATATGATGATTGGTTCAACCCCTGTGTTTTGGATGAAGCAGCCGATTTATGTGTTAATGATTAGTCTTGCCGTGATTATTACTGCGATTTTTCGCAATCAAATTTCCCGCAAAAGCTGGCAAACAGGCTTGTTGGTATTTGATGCGATTGGGCTTGGTGTATTTACGGTGATTGGGGTACAAAAAGGCTTAGATTTTGGTCTGCATCCGTTAATTTGTATAGCACTAGGTGGTGTTACAGGTTGTTTTGGCGGTGTTATTCGAGATATTTTACGTAATGAAGTGCCGATTGTGCTACAAAAAGAAGTTTATGTAACCGCAAGCCTGATTGGTGGTGTGATTTTTGTAGCAGCAAATTCGTTCGGATTGGAAAGTGATTGGGTGTATTTGGCAACAGTTTTCACCGTCATTATTATCCGCTTGTTGGCAATTCGGTTTAATTTGCATTTACCAAAACTATAG
- the lpxM gene encoding lauroyl-Kdo(2)-lipid IV(A) myristoyltransferase (LpxM is lauroyl-Kdo(2)-lipid IV(A) myristoyltransferase, an enzyme characterized in Escherichia coli and involved in biosynthesis of the form of lipid A found in that species and some closely related species.) has protein sequence MTRITAQDGYTHKFRWSFFHPKYWGVWLGVLGLVILAYVPARIRDKFSAFVGRAAYKYLKKKNKKGYHRAKVNLRYCFPEWSEQKREEVVEKMFITVAQTMLAIGETAIRPVSYLQKRCEFTGFEYVVKAKESGKNVIMLVPHTWSIDMAGVAMFSLGYPMTSMYNPHRNALVDWLWNITRERLGGRMHTRQNGIKAFLADVRKGDVGYFLPDEDFGEELSVYADFFATEKATLPGLNKMARVANAEVIPMFSIYNAEKAKYEMEILPPLEFSGDPVQSAREMNRVIEYFVEKNPEQYVWILRLLKTRRNGEDIYKVE, from the coding sequence ATGACAAGAATTACCGCTCAAGACGGTTACACTCACAAATTCCGATGGTCTTTTTTTCACCCAAAGTATTGGGGCGTGTGGTTAGGCGTATTGGGGCTTGTGATTTTGGCGTATGTGCCAGCAAGAATAAGGGATAAATTTTCTGCTTTTGTGGGAAGAGCTGCCTATAAATATCTCAAAAAGAAAAATAAAAAAGGCTATCATCGGGCAAAAGTGAACTTGCGTTACTGTTTTCCTGAATGGAGTGAGCAAAAACGTGAAGAAGTCGTTGAGAAAATGTTTATCACTGTGGCTCAAACAATGTTAGCGATTGGAGAAACGGCAATTCGCCCGGTCTCTTATTTACAAAAACGTTGTGAATTTACAGGCTTTGAGTATGTGGTAAAAGCCAAAGAGAGCGGTAAAAACGTCATTATGCTTGTGCCGCACACTTGGTCAATTGATATGGCGGGTGTGGCAATGTTCTCGTTAGGTTACCCTATGACCTCAATGTACAATCCGCACCGCAATGCGTTAGTGGATTGGCTATGGAACATTACCCGTGAGCGTTTAGGTGGGCGAATGCACACTCGGCAAAACGGTATTAAAGCCTTTTTAGCGGATGTACGCAAAGGCGATGTCGGTTACTTCTTGCCTGATGAAGATTTTGGTGAGGAATTAAGTGTGTATGCAGATTTTTTCGCAACTGAAAAAGCTACCCTTCCCGGTTTAAATAAAATGGCGAGAGTAGCTAACGCGGAAGTGATCCCTATGTTCTCAATCTATAATGCCGAAAAAGCAAAATATGAAATGGAAATTTTACCACCACTTGAATTTTCAGGCGATCCTGTTCAATCTGCCAGAGAAATGAATAGGGTGATTGAATATTTTGTGGAGAAAAACCCCGAGCAATATGTTTGGATTTTACGTTTGCTTAAAACCAGGCGAAATGGGGAAGATATTTACAAAGTTGAATAA
- a CDS encoding surface lipoprotein assembly modifier: MKKYPLLFSLFSPVVWAETVIEHNTDPVSFERHSQAVKFEQNFVKKSQKTTAYQAEYSFNQTVEQQINQAILSQNWENLAPLLSHYQQMPNVDPLLWHYAKAALAYAKKDHYSAIFHYRQLLAQNPNLVYPRFDLALVLAEDQQFREAEREFSHIQANLPPDLGKIVATTQMQIAENERWQPDFYLQYTQTNNVNNASSSPIVNVNGRIFRKSEESLPQSAKGIRYGFGLNKLQNLRGNHFVGVGLNYSSIYYWDNQDYREQSLSISPSYSYRTARYRLSFSPFIEQNWLGSSRYNYQFGATVSGFRYLNSQWLMSGSFTHLQKRYFDELTASRYNSYQHQISGGLQWQAVKNWRFFANLDGSREIAREKAQTSNKWLARVGAVYQGEKWATQASLGFGKRYFADKHYLFGYKRQDKEYQVNLAVWNRSWHWQGIVPKLNFRYQKIDSNIADFYSRQNKELFFTLEKLF, from the coding sequence ATGAAAAAATATCCCCTTTTATTTTCGCTTTTTAGCCCTGTTGTATGGGCGGAAACCGTGATTGAGCACAACACAGATCCCGTTTCTTTTGAACGCCATTCACAAGCGGTCAAATTTGAGCAAAATTTTGTAAAAAAATCGCAAAAAACGACCGCTTATCAAGCTGAATATTCATTCAATCAGACTGTTGAACAGCAAATTAATCAAGCAATTTTGAGCCAAAATTGGGAAAACTTAGCACCGCTTTTAAGCCATTATCAGCAAATGCCCAATGTTGATCCTTTACTTTGGCATTACGCCAAAGCGGCACTTGCCTATGCGAAAAAAGATCATTATTCAGCCATTTTTCACTACCGCCAATTACTCGCCCAAAATCCCAATTTGGTTTATCCACGTTTTGATTTAGCCTTAGTTTTGGCAGAAGATCAGCAATTTCGTGAGGCGGAGCGTGAATTTAGCCATATTCAAGCCAATTTACCGCCCGATTTAGGCAAAATTGTGGCGACTACTCAAATGCAAATTGCAGAAAATGAGCGTTGGCAGCCTGATTTTTATCTGCAATATACCCAAACCAATAATGTGAATAATGCGTCATCTTCGCCGATTGTGAACGTAAATGGGCGGATTTTCCGTAAAAGTGAGGAGAGCTTACCACAATCAGCCAAAGGCATTCGCTATGGCTTCGGGTTAAACAAATTGCAGAATTTGCGTGGTAATCACTTTGTGGGAGTAGGGCTAAATTATAGCAGTATTTATTATTGGGATAATCAAGATTACCGTGAGCAATCTCTTTCTATTTCGCCAAGTTATAGTTACCGTACGGCTCGTTATCGTTTGAGCTTTTCGCCGTTTATTGAGCAGAATTGGTTGGGAAGTAGCCGTTATAATTACCAATTTGGAGCAACGGTAAGTGGTTTTCGTTATCTCAATTCGCAATGGTTGATGTCAGGTAGTTTTACCCATTTACAAAAACGCTATTTTGATGAGCTAACGGCAAGCCGTTATAACAGTTATCAGCACCAAATCAGTGGAGGATTACAGTGGCAAGCGGTCAAAAATTGGCGATTTTTTGCAAATTTAGACGGTAGTCGTGAAATCGCTCGTGAGAAAGCTCAAACGTCAAATAAGTGGTTAGCAAGAGTTGGGGCGGTTTATCAAGGCGAAAAATGGGCAACTCAAGCAAGTTTAGGCTTTGGGAAACGCTATTTTGCCGATAAGCACTATTTATTTGGCTATAAACGGCAAGATAAGGAATATCAAGTTAATCTTGCGGTTTGGAATCGCAGTTGGCATTGGCAAGGCATTGTGCCAAAGTTGAATTTCCGTTATCAAAAAATCGATAGTAATATTGCCGATTTTTACTCTCGACAAAATAAAGAACTGTTTTTTACGTTAGAGAAGCTATTTTAG
- a CDS encoding factor H binding protein domain-containing protein, with amino-acid sequence MSIKKVTLASLILLSLTACGSGGSGGNSNNATKPNAKPQTTQQQVDKAAAEKAAKEKAAKEKAAKEKAAKGKAEAERLAAEKAAKEKAEAERLAAEKAAKEKAEAERLAAEKAAKEKAEAERLAAEKAAKEKAEAERLAAEKAAKEKAEAERLAAEKAAKEKAEAERLAAEKAEQERQAKIAQLKPIAVEAGLDEGTAESLADQNLSKTPDEFKKIAEDYKLQLDIAQAKGISNGTYPVGLITNISGSGLSSVETINALTKADRPHKMVYNQPYSVVIADYSGYVAYNNQTGKIFSDDRISSIHVRGLKTAEEAIPNEGTATYSGKAFNGTIRSDYDWETGFTDKVIEGKVTYNVDFNNRIGSGEITGLGDDVILEQGAISGTGITSSARQSYRSGQYSLDFYGPEAQEIGGKVILEGKDTIGFGGTRGDIQK; translated from the coding sequence ATGTCTATCAAAAAAGTAACATTAGCAAGTTTGATTTTATTGAGTTTAACGGCTTGTGGTAGTGGCGGCTCCGGTGGCAACTCAAACAATGCAACAAAACCGAATGCTAAACCGCAAACCACTCAACAGCAAGTTGATAAAGCCGCTGCCGAAAAAGCGGCGAAAGAAAAAGCAGCGAAAGAAAAAGCAGCGAAAGAAAAAGCAGCGAAAGGGAAAGCGGAAGCAGAGCGTTTAGCGGCAGAAAAAGCAGCGAAAGAGAAAGCGGAAGCAGAGCGTTTAGCGGCAGAAAAAGCAGCGAAAGAGAAAGCGGAAGCAGAGCGTTTAGCGGCAGAAAAAGCAGCGAAAGAGAAAGCAGAAGCGGAACGTTTAGCAGCAGAAAAAGCAGCGAAAGAGAAAGCGGAAGCAGAGCGTTTAGCGGCAGAAAAAGCAGCGAAAGAGAAAGCGGAAGCAGAGCGTTTAGCGGCAGAAAAAGCAGCGAAAGAGAAAGCAGAAGCGGAGCGTTTAGCGGCAGAGAAAGCAGAGCAAGAACGTCAAGCGAAAATTGCTCAATTAAAACCTATTGCGGTAGAAGCTGGATTAGATGAGGGGACAGCAGAGAGTTTAGCTGATCAGAATTTATCAAAAACGCCTGATGAATTTAAGAAAATTGCTGAAGATTATAAATTACAACTTGATATTGCACAGGCTAAAGGTATTTCAAATGGAACATATCCTGTTGGTTTAATTACCAATATTAGTGGTAGCGGATTATCAAGTGTAGAGACTATAAATGCATTAACAAAAGCAGATAGACCTCATAAAATGGTATATAATCAGCCGTATTCCGTTGTCATTGCTGATTATTCAGGGTATGTGGCTTATAACAATCAAACAGGAAAAATTTTCTCAGATGATCGCATATCATCTATTCATGTAAGAGGTTTAAAAACAGCTGAAGAAGCAATTCCAAATGAAGGTACCGCAACCTATTCAGGAAAAGCGTTCAATGGTACTATTAGATCTGATTATGATTGGGAGACAGGTTTCACAGATAAAGTAATTGAAGGTAAAGTTACCTATAATGTTGATTTCAATAATCGTATAGGTTCAGGTGAAATTACAGGGCTAGGAGATGATGTTATCTTAGAACAAGGTGCAATTTCCGGTACTGGTATTACTTCTTCAGCAAGACAAAGCTATCGTTCAGGGCAATACTCACTTGATTTCTACGGTCCGGAAGCTCAAGAAATTGGTGGAAAAGTAATTTTAGAAGGTAAAGATACGATTGGTTTCGGTGGCACTCGTGGCGATATCCAAAAATAA